From Myxococcales bacterium, the proteins below share one genomic window:
- a CDS encoding pyridoxal-phosphate dependent enzyme → MFTDDLTKLIGNTPIVKLTQFDTGPCTLYVKLESQNPGGSIKDRIGLSMIRAAEAEGKLGGDKRHLVEATAGNTGLSLALVAAQRGYKLTLVIPDKMSQEKIFHLRALGVDIVTTRSDVGKGHPEYYQDVAKRIADETGAFLVGQFENPANPRAHEESTGPEIFEQTKGNVDAVVVGVGSGGTLTGLSRYFARVKPDVDIVVADPKGSIIADYVKTGKLGTAGSWVVEGVGEDFVPSVCDLSRIKHAYTVTDRESLDTARALLRRTGILAGSSSGTLIAAAVKYCKDQTTPKNVVTFVCDSGNKYLSKMFNDYWMADQGLTDRETFGDLRDVISRKAGDRALVTVSPNDTLLTAHGRMKLYDVSQLPVMENGKIVGIVDESDLLLALADLPDQAHFKKPVGEVMSTQLTTVPVTTKVSELLPIYAKGFVPIVVDGRGELLGLVTKIDLLTYLRRKMA, encoded by the coding sequence ATGTTCACCGACGACCTCACCAAGCTCATTGGCAACACGCCGATCGTGAAGCTTACCCAGTTCGACACGGGCCCCTGCACCCTCTACGTCAAGCTCGAGAGCCAGAACCCGGGCGGCTCGATCAAGGACCGCATCGGCCTCTCGATGATCCGGGCCGCCGAGGCCGAGGGCAAGCTCGGGGGCGACAAGCGCCACCTCGTCGAAGCGACCGCCGGGAACACCGGCCTCTCCCTCGCCCTGGTCGCCGCGCAGCGCGGTTACAAGCTCACGCTCGTCATCCCCGACAAGATGAGCCAGGAGAAGATCTTCCACCTTCGAGCCCTCGGCGTCGACATCGTGACGACGCGCTCCGACGTGGGCAAAGGCCACCCCGAGTACTACCAGGACGTCGCGAAGCGCATCGCCGACGAGACCGGCGCGTTCCTCGTCGGTCAGTTCGAGAACCCGGCGAACCCCCGCGCCCACGAAGAGTCGACCGGGCCGGAGATCTTCGAGCAGACGAAGGGCAACGTCGACGCGGTCGTCGTGGGGGTCGGCTCCGGCGGCACCCTCACGGGGCTCTCTCGCTACTTCGCGCGTGTGAAGCCGGACGTCGACATCGTGGTGGCCGACCCGAAGGGGAGCATCATCGCCGACTACGTGAAGACCGGAAAGCTCGGCACGGCGGGCTCGTGGGTCGTCGAGGGGGTAGGGGAAGACTTCGTGCCGAGCGTCTGCGATCTCTCCAGGATCAAACACGCGTACACCGTCACCGATCGCGAGAGCCTCGACACCGCGCGCGCGCTCCTGCGCCGCACGGGCATCCTCGCGGGGTCGTCGTCGGGTACGCTCATCGCCGCGGCCGTCAAGTACTGCAAAGACCAGACGACCCCGAAGAACGTGGTCACGTTCGTGTGCGACAGCGGCAACAAATACCTGTCGAAGATGTTCAACGACTACTGGATGGCCGACCAAGGCCTCACCGACCGCGAGACCTTCGGCGACCTCCGGGACGTCATCTCGCGCAAGGCGGGGGATCGCGCGCTCGTCACGGTCTCTCCGAACGACACGCTGCTCACGGCGCACGGTCGCATGAAGCTCTACGACGTGTCGCAGCTCCCGGTCATGGAGAACGGCAAGATCGTGGGCATCGTGGACGAATCGGACCTCCTCTTGGCCCTCGCCGATTTGCCCGATCAGGCGCACTTCAAGAAGCCGGTCGGGGAGGTCATGTCGACCCAGCTCACCACGGTGCCGGTGACCACCAAGGTCTCGGAGCTCTTGCCCATCTACGCGAAGGGCTTCGTCCCGATCGTGGTCGATGGTCGTGGGGAGCTCCTCGGCCTCGTGACGAAGATCGATCTGCTCACGTACCTCCGCCGCAAGATGGCCTAG
- a CDS encoding GNAT family N-acetyltransferase, with protein sequence MSTNDDPPFRRDSPDWRVSRSLSDGTVVTLRPLRAEDKAAFLEAFSRLSVESRYLRFFSVVTEPSEAILRYLTEVDQVDHVAIAALVETLDLKAERGVGLARFVRVAGEPHVAEAAVTVIDEFQKRGLGTVLLIELTRAAIARDVRVFRGEVLATNERMLQILHAVGAKLEPVGPEAREISPDFGLGRKPPSIDAFRFEVPLTLEDPQHENAIVHAFRAAARSMATQLRSVLAQATGEAEPSDTSG encoded by the coding sequence GTGAGCACGAACGACGATCCGCCGTTTCGTCGAGACTCGCCCGACTGGCGCGTCTCGCGGTCGCTGTCGGACGGGACCGTGGTCACGTTGCGGCCCCTCCGTGCCGAGGACAAGGCGGCGTTCCTCGAGGCGTTCTCGCGCCTCTCCGTCGAGAGCCGCTACCTCCGCTTCTTCTCGGTCGTCACCGAGCCGTCGGAGGCCATCCTCCGCTACCTCACCGAGGTCGACCAAGTGGATCACGTCGCCATCGCGGCGCTCGTCGAGACCCTCGATCTGAAGGCGGAACGTGGCGTGGGGCTGGCGAGGTTCGTGCGGGTCGCGGGCGAGCCCCACGTCGCGGAGGCCGCCGTCACGGTGATCGACGAGTTCCAGAAGCGAGGGCTCGGCACGGTGTTGCTCATCGAGCTCACACGAGCCGCCATCGCGCGCGACGTGCGTGTGTTCCGGGGCGAGGTGCTCGCGACCAACGAGCGCATGCTTCAGATCCTCCACGCCGTCGGGGCGAAGCTCGAGCCCGTCGGCCCGGAGGCCCGGGAGATCTCGCCCGATTTCGGCCTCGGACGGAAACCGCCGTCGATCGACGCGTTCCGCTTCGAGGTCCCGCTCACGCTCGAGGACCCTCAACACGAGAACGCGATCGTGCACGCCTTTCGCGCGGCCGCGCGCTCGATGGCCACCCAGCTCCGCTCGGTGCTCGCCCAGGCGACAGGAGAGGCGGAGCCGAGCGACACCTCGGGGTGA
- a CDS encoding endonuclease/exonuclease/phosphatase family protein, whose protein sequence is MLSETGLVRSVVVALSLGSLAFGVACSASSRTDPEDLRPGVPVGPQPPPSTALPDSGDAGDGGNDGDGGGATRVLRVMTYDIGHAERQGLEALAAVIRAESPDLVGLADVDLGAPRTSSVNQAERLGQLTGMANLFRAATSSGDAGANGVALLSRYPMTGGERVVLPSPGEPRIVSTVDLDLGGAATVKVAVTALDAAEASRAAQVAEVTKVLGSAPRSILLGSLGGEPSEPSIVTLSAAMNDAWSLVSDGGGATFPADVPTRRLDYVFVGKGLAKPTRVVVPDAGAAAFHRPVVCDIPVP, encoded by the coding sequence ATGTTGTCCGAAACGGGGCTCGTGCGGTCGGTCGTCGTCGCGCTGTCGCTCGGGAGCCTCGCCTTCGGGGTCGCGTGCAGCGCGTCCTCGCGCACCGATCCGGAGGATCTTCGGCCCGGGGTGCCCGTGGGTCCGCAGCCGCCACCGAGCACCGCGCTCCCCGATTCGGGGGACGCTGGCGACGGGGGAAACGACGGTGACGGCGGTGGCGCGACGAGGGTGCTCCGGGTCATGACCTACGACATCGGCCACGCCGAGCGGCAGGGGCTCGAGGCGCTCGCGGCCGTCATCCGCGCCGAGTCTCCGGACCTCGTCGGGCTCGCGGACGTCGACCTCGGCGCGCCGCGTACGTCGAGCGTGAACCAGGCCGAGCGCCTCGGTCAGCTCACCGGCATGGCCAACCTCTTTCGTGCAGCGACCTCCTCGGGCGACGCGGGTGCCAACGGCGTGGCGCTCCTCTCGCGGTACCCGATGACCGGAGGCGAGCGCGTGGTGCTCCCTTCGCCGGGCGAGCCTCGCATCGTGTCCACCGTCGACCTCGATCTGGGGGGCGCGGCCACGGTGAAGGTCGCGGTCACGGCGCTGGACGCGGCCGAGGCCTCGCGCGCGGCGCAGGTCGCGGAGGTCACGAAGGTGCTCGGCTCGGCGCCGCGGTCGATCTTGCTCGGGAGCCTCGGGGGAGAGCCCTCCGAGCCCTCGATCGTCACGCTGTCCGCGGCCATGAACGACGCGTGGTCGCTCGTGTCGGACGGGGGAGGAGCCACGTTCCCGGCCGACGTGCCGACGCGTCGCCTCGACTACGTCTTCGTCGGCAAGGGACTCGCGAAGCCGACGCGCGTCGTCGTGCCCGACGCTGGCGCCGCGGCGTTCCACAGGCCCGTCGTGTGCGACATCCCGGTGCCATGA
- a CDS encoding DUF455 family protein, which produces MSALASWAAEYVASTSLATKLDPPEPPRVPEPAPKVAERPRAPGRPPELRVVARAKGPRPPFATREKRAHALHTFFHHELQAAELMASALVAFPETPRAFRVGLLRVLFDEIRHMRAYQEGMAALGFSVGDFPVRDWFWERLGDTPSPAAFVATMGVGFEGGNLDHAARFAKAFDDVGDRASAAIVRRVGEEEIVHVRFALHWLGRFLEKPRADFGDFARAIPPPLTPSVMRGPTLERGLRERAGFDAEFLDAFDAFVVENPSGRPAPRRPVGA; this is translated from the coding sequence ATGAGCGCGCTCGCGTCTTGGGCGGCCGAGTACGTCGCGTCGACCTCGCTCGCGACCAAGCTCGACCCGCCCGAGCCTCCCCGCGTGCCCGAGCCCGCGCCGAAGGTCGCCGAGAGGCCTCGGGCACCCGGAAGACCCCCGGAGCTCCGTGTGGTCGCGCGCGCGAAGGGGCCGCGTCCGCCCTTCGCGACGCGCGAGAAGCGTGCTCACGCGCTCCACACGTTCTTTCACCACGAGCTTCAGGCCGCCGAGCTCATGGCGAGCGCGCTCGTCGCGTTCCCCGAGACGCCGCGGGCGTTCCGGGTGGGGCTCTTGCGCGTGCTCTTCGACGAGATCCGGCACATGCGCGCCTACCAGGAGGGCATGGCGGCGCTCGGCTTTTCGGTCGGCGATTTCCCCGTGAGAGACTGGTTCTGGGAGCGCCTCGGGGACACACCGTCTCCCGCGGCCTTCGTCGCGACCATGGGCGTCGGGTTCGAGGGTGGGAACCTCGATCACGCGGCGCGCTTCGCGAAGGCCTTCGACGACGTCGGTGATCGGGCGAGCGCCGCCATCGTGCGTCGGGTCGGCGAAGAGGAGATCGTCCACGTCCGCTTCGCGCTCCACTGGCTCGGGCGTTTCCTCGAGAAGCCTCGTGCCGACTTCGGCGACTTCGCGCGCGCGATCCCGCCGCCGCTCACCCCGAGCGTCATGCGCGGGCCGACGCTCGAGCGCGGCCTTCGTGAGCGAGCCGGCTTCGACGCCGAGTTCCTCGACGCGTTCGACGCGTTCGTCGTCGAGAACCCTTCGGGGAGGCCCGCGCCGCGTCGCCCGGTGGGCGCATGA
- a CDS encoding glycerol-3-phosphate dehydrogenase/oxidase — protein MWGKGFREDAWEKLGAPWDLVVVGGGITGAGIFAEATRAGFRTLLVEGGDFAQGTSSRSTKLVHGGLRYLRQGQFLVTRKSVKERERMLDEGRGLVESLPFSLAAFPGDTMPRWMFGIGLSMYDALAWKWNHERLNEAEIVRLFPMLERSGVLGGYRYHDAQTDDARLTLRVLREGVRRGGTARSYTRAVSLLRDTSGHVRGVVLRDERGPGKGKTAEVTAKAVINATGAWADELRKVLGEAPKLRKIRGSHLVFPRSKVPVTEAMSFMHPRDQRGVFAVPWEGVTLVGTTDVDHDHELDEEPRISSSEADYILEGARKVFPGLGLVESDVLCTYSGVRPVIDTGKADPSKESREHAVWHEKGLVTITGGKLTTWALMAREALEAARAELGPLPDRAGMFDRGADEATLPSSLSQDVRRRLAGRLGEDATKVVSSEADLERIGDSVSIYGELRLAARDEGCVSLADLLLRRVRIGLTLPEGGRHEMAKIRATVQPELGLSDAEWEAEEAEYHRTWRSAYAPPTGA, from the coding sequence ATGTGGGGCAAGGGTTTTCGCGAGGACGCGTGGGAGAAGCTCGGAGCCCCGTGGGACCTCGTCGTCGTCGGCGGGGGCATCACGGGCGCGGGGATCTTCGCGGAGGCGACGCGCGCAGGGTTCCGCACGTTGCTCGTCGAGGGAGGAGACTTCGCGCAGGGCACCTCGAGCCGCTCGACGAAGCTCGTTCACGGGGGCCTGCGCTACCTGCGCCAGGGGCAGTTCCTCGTGACACGAAAGAGCGTCAAAGAGCGTGAGCGGATGCTCGACGAGGGCCGCGGTCTCGTCGAGAGCCTGCCCTTTTCGCTCGCCGCGTTCCCCGGCGACACCATGCCGCGCTGGATGTTCGGCATCGGCCTCAGCATGTACGACGCGCTCGCGTGGAAGTGGAACCACGAGCGCTTGAACGAGGCCGAGATCGTGCGGCTCTTCCCGATGCTCGAGCGCTCCGGCGTGCTCGGCGGGTACCGCTACCACGACGCCCAGACCGACGACGCCCGCCTCACGCTCCGGGTCTTGCGCGAGGGAGTAAGGCGCGGAGGCACGGCGCGAAGCTACACCCGCGCCGTGAGCCTGCTCCGAGACACGAGCGGTCACGTTCGCGGCGTCGTGCTGCGTGACGAGCGCGGCCCCGGCAAGGGCAAGACGGCCGAGGTCACGGCCAAGGCGGTGATCAACGCGACGGGGGCCTGGGCCGACGAGCTCCGAAAGGTCCTCGGCGAGGCGCCGAAGCTCCGGAAGATTCGCGGCAGCCACCTCGTGTTCCCCCGGTCGAAGGTCCCCGTCACGGAGGCCATGAGCTTCATGCATCCCCGCGATCAGCGGGGTGTCTTCGCGGTCCCTTGGGAGGGCGTGACGCTCGTCGGGACGACCGACGTCGACCACGACCACGAGCTCGACGAGGAGCCGCGCATCTCGTCGTCCGAGGCGGACTACATCCTCGAGGGCGCGAGGAAGGTGTTCCCCGGGCTCGGGCTCGTCGAATCCGATGTACTTTGCACCTACTCGGGGGTCCGCCCCGTCATCGACACGGGCAAGGCCGACCCCTCGAAGGAGTCGCGCGAGCACGCGGTGTGGCACGAAAAAGGCCTCGTCACGATCACCGGGGGAAAGCTCACCACCTGGGCCCTCATGGCGCGCGAGGCCCTCGAGGCCGCCCGGGCCGAGCTCGGGCCGCTGCCCGATCGCGCGGGAATGTTCGACCGCGGGGCCGACGAGGCCACGCTCCCGTCGTCCCTCTCGCAGGACGTCCGGCGCAGGCTCGCGGGCCGGCTCGGCGAGGACGCGACGAAGGTGGTGTCGTCCGAGGCCGACCTCGAGCGCATCGGCGACAGCGTATCCATCTACGGCGAGCTGCGCCTCGCCGCGCGCGACGAGGGCTGCGTATCCCTCGCGGATCTCCTTCTGCGCCGGGTGCGTATCGGCCTCACCCTGCCCGAAGGCGGGCGGCACGAGATGGCGAAGATCCGCGCCACGGTGCAGCCCGAGCTCGGTCTCAGCGACGCGGAGTGGGAGGCCGAGGAGGCCGAGTACCACCGCACGTGGCGTTCGGCGTACGCGCCGCCGACGGGCGCGTGA
- a CDS encoding coniferyl aldehyde dehydrogenase, with protein MSLAQEAQSDSGTQKIAARDGAPESGDATKKEAASPKGLDATLATLKAACRKHGAPSYDKRIEHLDALKRVLLTNKEEIARAISADFGSRSRTESLVAEVFVTIAGIDYAKERLHEWMDVEPREVAWTFLPGRAEVHNQPLGVVGIIAPWNYPVQLVFAPLVAALAAGNRAMVKPSELVPETSALIAKMIASAFAPDHVTCHEGGVEVSEAFSRLAFDHLVFTGSTRVGKAVMKAAAENLVPVTLELGGKSPAIVGRDFSIATAAHRIMSGKLFNAGQTCIAPDYALVPRKELDAFVSECKAVVARMYPTLVGNADYTAVVNARQKARLEGYLSEATEKGAKVVRLNPANESFEGSKKLEPTLVLGGTDEMAVLSEEIFGPILPILPYDTLDDAIAYVNDRPRPLALYVFDHDDEAVEKVLSETTSGGVTVNDTMLHIAQDDMPFGGVGPSGMGHYHGKEGFDALTKKKPVFYQARLNASDLMRPPFGKAIDYFLKFVLGK; from the coding sequence ATGTCGCTTGCCCAGGAAGCCCAGTCCGACAGCGGAACCCAGAAGATCGCGGCCCGAGACGGCGCCCCCGAGAGCGGCGACGCCACGAAGAAGGAGGCCGCGAGCCCGAAGGGGCTCGACGCGACGCTCGCCACGCTCAAGGCCGCGTGCCGCAAACACGGGGCTCCGTCGTACGACAAGCGCATCGAGCACCTCGACGCGCTGAAGCGCGTGCTCCTCACCAACAAAGAAGAGATCGCCCGCGCCATCTCGGCCGACTTCGGCAGCCGCTCGCGCACCGAGAGCCTCGTCGCCGAGGTGTTCGTGACCATCGCCGGCATCGACTACGCGAAAGAGCGCCTCCACGAGTGGATGGACGTCGAGCCCCGCGAGGTCGCCTGGACGTTCCTCCCGGGGCGGGCCGAGGTCCACAACCAGCCGCTCGGCGTCGTGGGCATCATCGCGCCTTGGAACTACCCGGTGCAGCTCGTCTTCGCGCCCCTCGTCGCCGCGCTCGCCGCCGGCAACCGCGCCATGGTGAAGCCGTCCGAGCTCGTCCCCGAGACGAGCGCGCTCATCGCGAAGATGATCGCGTCCGCCTTCGCGCCCGACCACGTCACGTGCCACGAGGGTGGGGTCGAGGTGAGCGAGGCCTTCTCGCGGCTCGCGTTCGATCACCTGGTCTTTACGGGGTCCACGCGTGTCGGAAAGGCCGTTATGAAGGCCGCGGCGGAGAACCTCGTGCCGGTTACCCTCGAGCTCGGCGGCAAGTCCCCGGCGATCGTGGGGCGCGACTTCTCGATCGCCACGGCCGCGCATCGCATCATGAGCGGCAAGCTCTTCAACGCCGGGCAGACGTGCATCGCGCCCGACTATGCGCTCGTCCCGCGCAAGGAGCTCGACGCCTTCGTCTCCGAGTGCAAGGCCGTCGTGGCTCGTATGTATCCTACACTCGTCGGTAACGCCGACTACACCGCCGTGGTCAACGCGCGACAGAAGGCCCGCCTCGAGGGCTACCTCTCCGAGGCGACCGAGAAAGGCGCCAAGGTCGTGCGCTTGAACCCGGCGAACGAGTCGTTCGAGGGCTCGAAGAAGCTCGAGCCGACGCTCGTGCTCGGGGGCACCGACGAGATGGCCGTGCTCTCGGAGGAGATCTTCGGCCCCATCCTGCCGATCCTCCCGTACGACACGCTCGACGACGCCATCGCCTACGTGAACGATCGGCCGCGGCCGCTCGCGCTCTACGTCTTCGACCACGACGACGAGGCCGTCGAGAAGGTGCTCTCCGAGACCACGTCGGGCGGCGTGACCGTGAACGACACCATGCTGCACATCGCGCAGGACGACATGCCCTTCGGCGGCGTCGGGCCGAGCGGCATGGGCCACTACCACGGCAAAGAGGGCTTCGACGCGCTCACCAAGAAGAAGCCCGTCTTCTACCAGGCGCGCCTCAACGCCTCGGATCTGATGCGCCCTCCCTTCGGGAAGGCGATCGACTATTTCCTCAAGTTCGTCTTGGGCAAGTGA
- a CDS encoding TetR/AcrR family transcriptional regulator, protein MGRPPEPERRQELLEAVVEFVLKNGLTGLSLRPLAKGVGTSARMLLYHFESREKLIALVIETIREQLRLFLMAQAASDEKMSTGLRTFWSLASRPDAEPYVRLFFEVYGLAVHEPERYGAFLDTVITGWISIVREATQDGDDATATLTIAVTRGLMLDLLATRDVERTGRALEIFLREVVEPREAIGALRLAKHTRGASSELVGRLVAEADASRGE, encoded by the coding sequence GTGGGTCGGCCTCCCGAGCCTGAGCGCCGCCAAGAGCTGCTCGAGGCCGTCGTCGAGTTCGTGCTCAAGAACGGCCTCACCGGGCTGTCGCTCCGGCCCCTCGCCAAAGGGGTCGGGACGAGCGCGCGCATGCTCCTCTATCATTTCGAGTCGCGCGAGAAGCTCATCGCGCTCGTCATCGAGACCATTCGGGAGCAGCTTCGGCTCTTTCTCATGGCGCAGGCGGCCTCCGACGAGAAGATGTCGACGGGCCTCCGCACGTTCTGGTCGCTCGCGAGCCGACCGGACGCCGAGCCCTACGTGCGGCTCTTCTTCGAGGTCTATGGGCTGGCCGTGCACGAGCCCGAGCGCTACGGCGCCTTCCTCGACACGGTCATCACGGGCTGGATCTCGATCGTGCGCGAGGCCACCCAAGACGGCGACGACGCCACCGCCACGCTCACGATCGCCGTCACGCGCGGGCTGATGCTCGATCTGCTGGCGACCCGCGACGTCGAGCGGACAGGGCGCGCCCTCGAGATCTTCCTTCGCGAGGTCGTCGAGCCACGCGAGGCGATAGGCGCGCTCCGGCTCGCGAAGCACACGCGAGGCGCCTCTTCCGAGCTCGTCGGCCGCCTCGTCGCCGAGGCCGACGCGTCGCGCGGTGAATAG
- a CDS encoding pyridoxal phosphate-dependent aminotransferase: MSPFSKRSAHDLEENALTSALRARRAKGKVVDLTVSNPTTADLSPPPLSETGRLALAAPGCAVYEPLPFGLPEARAAIAESLGGTVSPDDVVCTASTSEAYGWLFSLLADPGDTVLVPSPSYPLFSFLAAHAAVRLVPYPLRYDGAWHTDLAELGRIAAAEPRARAVLVVSPNNPTGSVLTAHELEAMLDLGLPVISDEVFARYPLGARRGPFFSAREASRGLVLVLSGLSKEAALPQMKLGWIVLAGERALVDEAKARLEVLADTFLSVGAPVQHAARTLLEEAHGPRDAIVARTNRNLARLDEVLAGTAATRLFVEGGWYATVRLPAILSEEEWVEALLERGVYVHPGAFFDFTESPLVVISLLTPEPDLDEGLAVLASTLAWALEEPVASTKK, from the coding sequence ATGAGCCCTTTTTCGAAGCGCTCCGCCCACGATCTCGAGGAGAACGCGCTCACCTCGGCGCTCCGCGCGCGCCGCGCGAAGGGCAAGGTCGTCGATCTCACCGTGTCGAACCCGACCACCGCGGACCTCTCTCCTCCTCCGCTGTCGGAGACCGGGCGCCTCGCGCTCGCCGCGCCGGGCTGCGCGGTGTACGAGCCGCTCCCCTTCGGCCTCCCGGAGGCGCGCGCCGCGATCGCCGAGAGCCTCGGCGGGACCGTCTCGCCGGACGACGTCGTGTGCACGGCGAGCACGAGCGAGGCCTACGGATGGCTCTTTTCCCTCCTCGCCGATCCGGGCGACACGGTCCTCGTCCCGAGCCCGAGCTACCCGCTCTTCTCGTTCCTCGCGGCGCACGCGGCGGTTCGCCTCGTCCCCTACCCGCTCCGGTACGACGGCGCGTGGCACACGGACCTCGCCGAGCTCGGGCGGATCGCCGCCGCGGAGCCACGCGCCCGCGCCGTGCTCGTCGTGTCGCCGAACAACCCCACGGGCTCGGTGCTCACCGCGCACGAGCTCGAGGCCATGCTCGACCTGGGGCTGCCGGTGATCTCGGACGAGGTCTTCGCCAGGTACCCGCTCGGAGCGCGACGAGGCCCATTTTTCTCGGCGCGAGAGGCCTCGCGTGGCCTCGTGCTCGTGCTCTCGGGCCTCTCGAAGGAGGCCGCGCTGCCGCAGATGAAGCTCGGGTGGATCGTGCTCGCGGGCGAGCGCGCGCTCGTCGACGAGGCGAAGGCGAGGCTCGAGGTCTTGGCGGACACGTTCCTGTCGGTGGGGGCGCCCGTGCAGCACGCCGCGCGCACCTTGCTCGAGGAGGCGCATGGGCCGAGGGACGCCATCGTCGCGCGGACGAACCGAAACCTCGCGCGCCTCGACGAGGTGCTCGCCGGCACCGCTGCGACGAGGCTCTTCGTCGAAGGAGGGTGGTACGCGACGGTGCGCTTGCCCGCCATCCTGTCCGAAGAGGAGTGGGTCGAGGCGCTGCTCGAGCGAGGTGTCTACGTGCACCCGGGCGCATTCTTCGACTTCACCGAGTCGCCCCTCGTCGTGATCTCGCTGCTCACGCCCGAGCCCGACCTCGACGAGGGGCTCGCCGTGCTCGCGAGCACGCTCGCGTGGGCGCTCGAAGAGCCCGTGGCGAGCACCAAAAAGTAA
- a CDS encoding DUF72 domain-containing protein: MTIRVGTSGFSYVEWKGTFYPEKLPQKKMLAYYAERFSTVEINATFYRMPKSDMLAGWLPEVPAGFSFVLKAPQRITHHKRLVEAEDDTRHFVSVARVMGEKLGPLLFQLPPHLKKDLPRLAAFLDVFEPGTKLVLEAGDPSWFSDDVYELLRARGVALCIVDDASPRKAAPFVRTAEHGYLRLRRVSYTDDEIAEWARRISDAGFVDAWVFFKHEDAGTGPVLAQKLLEALERSR; the protein is encoded by the coding sequence ATGACGATCCGAGTGGGCACGAGCGGGTTCTCGTACGTCGAGTGGAAGGGCACCTTCTACCCGGAGAAGCTTCCTCAGAAGAAGATGCTCGCGTACTACGCCGAGCGGTTCTCGACGGTCGAGATCAACGCGACCTTTTACCGGATGCCGAAGTCGGACATGCTCGCGGGCTGGCTCCCCGAGGTCCCGGCGGGCTTCTCGTTCGTGCTGAAGGCGCCCCAACGGATCACGCATCACAAGCGGCTCGTCGAGGCCGAGGACGACACCCGCCACTTCGTGAGCGTGGCCCGCGTGATGGGCGAGAAGCTCGGTCCGTTGCTCTTCCAGCTCCCCCCGCACCTGAAGAAGGATCTCCCTCGGCTCGCCGCGTTCCTCGACGTCTTCGAGCCCGGGACGAAGCTCGTGCTCGAGGCCGGTGATCCCTCGTGGTTCTCCGACGACGTGTACGAGCTGCTCCGCGCGCGGGGCGTCGCGCTCTGCATCGTGGACGACGCGTCGCCGCGGAAGGCGGCGCCGTTCGTCAGGACCGCCGAGCACGGCTACCTCCGGCTGCGCAGGGTGTCCTACACCGACGACGAGATCGCCGAGTGGGCGCGCCGAATCTCCGACGCGGGCTTCGTGGACGCGTGGGTGTTCTTCAAGCACGAGGACGCCGGCACCGGGCCCGTGCTCGCCCAGAAGCTCCTCGAGGCCCTCGAACGGTCGCGCTGA
- a CDS encoding YbjQ family protein yields MSETYRTPATPASSVVVTTGPNVEGYRITQYIGITRGIVVRSVSFGQGFVGAFKQLGGGNIDEYVQVCEAARQEAYLMMVSHAEQMGAHAIVAMRYDATEFVQGATEVLCYGTAVRLERA; encoded by the coding sequence ATGAGCGAGACCTACCGCACCCCGGCGACCCCCGCGTCCTCCGTCGTCGTCACCACGGGCCCGAACGTCGAGGGCTACCGCATCACGCAGTACATCGGGATCACGCGCGGCATCGTCGTGCGCAGCGTGAGCTTCGGCCAGGGCTTCGTCGGCGCGTTCAAGCAGCTCGGCGGCGGCAACATCGACGAGTACGTGCAGGTGTGCGAGGCCGCGAGGCAGGAGGCCTACCTCATGATGGTGTCGCACGCCGAGCAAATGGGCGCGCACGCGATCGTGGCCATGCGGTACGACGCGACCGAGTTCGTCCAGGGCGCGACCGAGGTGCTCTGCTACGGCACGGCCGTGCGCCTCGAGCGCGCCTGA
- a CDS encoding phospholipase, translated as MRTVRLELVVDEEHASRVVFEIVLRAKRSLFLSTANAKDLRVPAPIGTRDRARGRYVSLVSLLAERVRSGLELRFLHAGLPSRPFRAVLAAHPELAACVRACPRVHLKMIAADGESLYLGSANFTGAGLGEKSDGRRNFELGIVTNDDVLLDTTQARFDRIWSGAECAGCKLRRECPKPLDLLDRKPPRAKAPTTKPKARAPRPKTRAST; from the coding sequence GTGCGTACGGTCCGCCTCGAGCTCGTCGTCGACGAGGAGCATGCGTCCCGGGTCGTCTTCGAGATCGTGCTCCGCGCGAAGCGCTCGCTCTTCCTCTCGACGGCGAACGCGAAGGACCTCCGCGTGCCGGCGCCCATCGGCACACGGGACCGAGCGCGGGGCCGCTACGTGTCCCTCGTCTCGCTCCTGGCCGAGCGCGTCCGCTCCGGGCTCGAGCTCCGTTTCTTGCACGCGGGCCTCCCTTCTCGCCCCTTCCGTGCGGTGCTCGCGGCGCACCCCGAGCTCGCGGCGTGCGTACGCGCCTGCCCGCGGGTGCACCTCAAGATGATCGCGGCCGACGGCGAGTCGCTCTACCTCGGGAGCGCGAACTTCACCGGCGCGGGCCTCGGAGAGAAGAGCGACGGTCGCCGCAATTTCGAGCTCGGCATCGTCACGAACGACGACGTCTTGCTCGACACCACGCAGGCGCGCTTCGACCGGATCTGGAGCGGCGCGGAGTGCGCGGGGTGCAAGCTCCGCCGCGAGTGCCCGAAGCCGCTCGACCTCCTCGATCGAAAACCACCACGCGCGAAGGCGCCGACGACGAAGCCAAAAGCGCGCGCGCCTCGCCCGAAGACGCGCGCGTCTACTTGA